The Callithrix jacchus isolate 240 chromosome X, calJac240_pri, whole genome shotgun sequence genome contains a region encoding:
- the LOC100409364 gene encoding protein Flattop, producing the protein MATNYSANQYEKAFSSKYLQNWSPTKPTKEYISSHEGYTQIIANDRGHLLPSVPRSKANPWGSFMGTWQMPLKIPPARVTLTSRTTAGAASLTKWIQKNPDLLKASNGLRPEILGKSHDPDSQKTFRKKSITKTVQQAPSPTVIPRSPAANLNSPDELQSSHPSAGHTPGPQSPAKS; encoded by the coding sequence ATGGCCACTAACTACAGTGCCAACCAGTATGAAAAGGCTTTCTCATCCAAGTATCTGCAGAACTGGTCTCCCACTAAGCCAACAAAAGAGTATATCTCTTCCCATGAAGGCTACACTCAAATTATTGCCAATGATCGTGGTCATCTACTGCCTTCTGTGCCCCGTTCCAAGGCAAATCCTTGGGGTTCCTTCATGGGCACCTGGCAAATGCCTCTGAAGATACCCCCTGCTCGGGTGACACTGACTTCCCGTACAACTGCTGGTGCTGCCTCCCTTACCAAATGGATACAGAAAAATCCTGATTTACTCAAGGCCTCCAATGGGCTGCGTCCTGAAATCTTAGGCAAGTCCCATGATCCAGACAGTCAGAAGACATTCAGGAAGAAGTCTATCACAAAGACTGTACAACAAGCACCAAGTCCAACCGTAATTCCACGCTCCCCAGCTGCCAACCTCAATTCCCCAGATGAACTCCAAAGCTCACACCCCTCTGCAGGTCATACTCCAGGTCCCCAAAGCCCAGCAAAATCCTAA